Proteins from a single region of Aminivibrio sp.:
- a CDS encoding RidA family protein — protein sequence MSAMKKHPVHPASSPVPAGAYTPGLVAGGFVFVSGQTAEKPGSSELVEGDVKVQTRQVMENIRGILEAAGCSLDDVVKVTVHLADVRDFDGYNEVYREFFTVPYPVRTTVQSVIPGGSLVEIDVIALLPERSDR from the coding sequence ATGAGCGCCATGAAAAAACACCCCGTTCACCCTGCATCCTCACCCGTTCCTGCCGGGGCCTACACCCCGGGGCTGGTGGCCGGCGGCTTCGTCTTCGTGAGCGGCCAGACGGCTGAAAAGCCGGGAAGCAGTGAACTGGTCGAGGGTGACGTGAAGGTCCAGACCCGGCAGGTCATGGAGAACATCCGGGGCATCCTCGAGGCCGCCGGGTGCTCTCTGGACGACGTGGTGAAGGTGACGGTCCACCTCGCCGATGTGAGGGACTTCGACGGGTACAACGAAGTTTACAGGGAATTCTTCACCGTTCCCTACCCGGTGAGGACCACCGTCCAGAGCGTCATCCCGGGCGGATCTCTCGTGGAGATCGACGTGATCGCCCTTCTCCCCGAAAGGTCGGACCGGTAA
- the dctP gene encoding TRAP transporter substrate-binding protein DctP — protein sequence MKRFLKAAAAVLVCFFVFGSVSPAVAAKQEWKFAIEEITGSVQDEFAQFFKKKIMERIPDTDIEIYPVGVLGDSEDLTEQTMNGVLHFTMASPGHLGTFIPVVRVFSLPFIWSDRMEVNKEVMKNSVAIYSLLDKEYEKNNLKLLGVFPEGWQVWTANKPLRTPDDFKNFRMRIMGDPLLAEIYKSYGANAVQVPYPDLYSALQLKMVDGNIQPYFAHEEMKFYEQQDYFIDIREMPFVATFVVSLKWFETLPAEQKKIIEETARETIDFIFDMQEKMNDERLQKMLKIKPSLQVIVPTPEEREAFKKLSLPVRDTYVKMAEPYGKDVLETLLKELEEAEKKIAK from the coding sequence ATGAAAAGGTTTTTGAAAGCGGCGGCAGCTGTACTCGTGTGTTTCTTCGTCTTCGGGTCGGTTTCTCCGGCCGTGGCGGCAAAGCAGGAATGGAAATTCGCCATCGAGGAAATCACCGGGAGCGTGCAGGATGAGTTCGCCCAGTTTTTCAAGAAGAAGATCATGGAGCGGATTCCGGATACAGATATCGAAATTTATCCCGTGGGAGTCCTCGGCGACAGCGAAGACCTGACGGAACAGACCATGAACGGCGTCCTTCATTTCACCATGGCGTCCCCAGGACACCTGGGAACCTTCATTCCCGTGGTCCGGGTCTTCTCCCTTCCCTTCATCTGGTCCGACAGGATGGAGGTAAACAAGGAGGTCATGAAGAACAGCGTGGCCATCTACAGCCTCCTGGACAAGGAGTACGAAAAGAACAACCTGAAGCTCCTGGGTGTTTTCCCGGAGGGGTGGCAGGTGTGGACGGCCAACAAACCTCTGAGGACGCCCGACGACTTCAAAAATTTCAGGATGCGCATCATGGGCGACCCGCTCCTGGCCGAGATCTACAAGTCCTACGGCGCCAATGCGGTCCAGGTACCCTATCCCGACCTCTACTCCGCCCTGCAGCTGAAGATGGTGGACGGCAACATCCAGCCCTACTTCGCCCACGAGGAGATGAAGTTCTACGAGCAGCAGGATTACTTCATCGACATCAGGGAGATGCCTTTCGTGGCTACCTTCGTGGTGAGCCTGAAGTGGTTCGAGACCCTTCCGGCGGAGCAGAAGAAGATCATCGAGGAGACGGCCCGGGAGACCATCGATTTCATCTTCGACATGCAGGAAAAGATGAATGATGAGCGGCTCCAGAAAATGCTGAAAATCAAGCCATCCCTCCAGGTTATCGTGCCCACTCCCGAGGAGCGGGAAGCCTTCAAGAAGCTCTCCCTCCCCGTGCGGGACACCTACGTGAAGATGGCGGAGCCCTACGGGAAGGACGTTCTCGAAACCCTGTTGAAAGAGCTCGAAGAAGCGGAAAAGAAAATAGCGAAATAA
- a CDS encoding TRAP transporter large permease, with translation MLLLMIGIMCFFLILGFPMIVPLALTPVIVATVYFPMFDPMNLVQQMLVGIRPLSLVAVPMFIFAADVISTGQVAKRLIDFVMAFFGHTRGGLAVTTTAACTFFGAVSGSTQATVVAIGGTMRPYLLRDGYDDSFSIALIINAAGIALLIPPSISMIIYGVVTGSSVGELFIAGIGPGLLVFILFSLYCSFAARKMDIVRTPKVPFADRMRALKKAIIPIGFPLIILGGIYSGKFSPTEAAAVAVLYAVAVEVLVYRHISWKDMYRIALSTGVVTAVVFILVAAGAAFSWLIGYARIPEMILPPLLGESPSMARLLLIIAASYFIGCMFVDSIVVIMILAPIFHPIAMKLGIDPILIGVLVTMQAAIGAVTPPFGCNIFTAMAVFRRPYADVVRRIAPFLALYILATLVVIFCPSLSLFLRDLAFR, from the coding sequence ATGCTGCTTCTGATGATCGGAATCATGTGCTTCTTCCTCATCCTGGGTTTTCCCATGATCGTCCCCCTGGCCCTCACGCCGGTGATCGTGGCGACGGTGTACTTCCCCATGTTCGACCCCATGAACCTGGTGCAGCAGATGCTGGTGGGGATCCGTCCCCTGTCCCTCGTGGCGGTGCCTATGTTCATCTTCGCCGCCGACGTGATCTCCACCGGCCAGGTGGCCAAACGGCTCATCGACTTCGTCATGGCTTTCTTCGGCCACACCCGGGGCGGCCTTGCCGTGACCACCACGGCAGCATGCACCTTCTTCGGAGCGGTCTCCGGGTCCACCCAGGCTACGGTGGTGGCCATCGGCGGCACCATGCGCCCGTACCTTCTTCGGGACGGGTACGACGATTCCTTCTCCATCGCCCTCATCATCAACGCCGCCGGCATCGCCCTGCTCATCCCGCCGAGCATCTCCATGATCATCTACGGCGTGGTCACCGGCAGCTCCGTGGGCGAGCTGTTCATCGCCGGGATAGGGCCCGGGCTGCTGGTTTTCATTCTCTTTTCCCTGTACTGTAGCTTCGCCGCCCGGAAAATGGACATCGTCCGCACGCCGAAGGTCCCCTTCGCCGACCGGATGAGGGCCCTCAAAAAGGCCATCATTCCCATCGGTTTTCCCCTCATCATCCTCGGGGGCATCTACTCGGGGAAGTTCAGCCCCACCGAGGCGGCGGCAGTGGCCGTCCTCTACGCCGTGGCAGTGGAAGTTCTCGTATACCGCCACATCAGCTGGAAGGACATGTACCGCATAGCCCTCTCCACGGGCGTCGTCACGGCTGTGGTCTTCATCCTCGTGGCGGCGGGAGCCGCTTTTTCCTGGCTCATCGGCTACGCCAGGATTCCCGAGATGATCCTGCCTCCCCTGCTGGGGGAAAGCCCGTCCATGGCCAGGCTCCTTCTGATCATCGCCGCGTCCTACTTCATCGGGTGCATGTTCGTGGATTCCATCGTGGTGATCATGATCCTCGCCCCCATTTTCCACCCCATCGCCATGAAGCTCGGCATCGACCCTATCCTCATCGGGGTCCTGGTGACCATGCAAGCGGCCATCGGGGCGGTCACTCCGCCCTTCGGGTGCAACATCTTCACCGCCATGGCCGTCTTCAGACGCCCCTACGCTGACGTGGTGCGGCGGATCGCGCCTTTCCTCGCCCTGTATATTCTCGCCACCCTCGTCGTCATCTTTTGCCCGTCCCTTTCCCTTTTCCTGAGGGACCTTGCTTTCAGGTAG
- the panB gene encoding 3-methyl-2-oxobutanoate hydroxymethyltransferase: MAKKKGRLDFVNMKKNGEQVTWVTAYDFPMASFAEAAGMDMILVGDSLGMITLGYSGTIPVTMEDCISHCKAVRRGAPNTFVMGDMPFGSYQVSDQQAVENAVRFFKEADMDAIKLEGGVRVESRIKAMADAGMLVCGHIGLTPQSSGPLGGFKAQGLDPASARYVIEDALAVERAGAYALLVEAVPPELTQFLAKKLTIPVYSIGAGAPCDGQLLICGDMIGMFQAFTPKFVKVYANVAEIITNAFKEYAEDVRTGKFPGDEHCYHVRKGMEEEYAAMLKEYE; the protein is encoded by the coding sequence ATGGCAAAGAAGAAAGGGCGCCTCGATTTTGTGAACATGAAGAAGAATGGAGAACAGGTCACGTGGGTCACGGCCTACGACTTCCCCATGGCGAGCTTCGCCGAGGCGGCGGGGATGGACATGATCCTCGTGGGCGACTCTCTCGGCATGATCACCCTGGGCTACTCGGGGACCATCCCCGTGACCATGGAGGACTGCATCAGCCACTGCAAGGCGGTGCGCCGGGGAGCGCCGAACACCTTCGTCATGGGCGACATGCCCTTCGGGTCCTACCAGGTTTCCGACCAGCAGGCGGTGGAGAACGCCGTACGATTCTTCAAGGAGGCGGACATGGACGCCATCAAGCTTGAGGGCGGCGTCCGGGTGGAGTCCCGTATCAAGGCCATGGCCGACGCGGGGATGCTGGTGTGCGGCCACATCGGCCTCACCCCCCAGAGCTCGGGTCCCCTTGGAGGATTCAAGGCCCAGGGGCTCGATCCCGCATCGGCCCGGTACGTCATCGAGGACGCCCTTGCGGTGGAGCGGGCAGGAGCCTATGCCCTGCTCGTGGAGGCCGTACCGCCTGAGCTCACCCAGTTCCTGGCGAAAAAGCTGACCATTCCCGTGTATTCCATCGGCGCCGGTGCCCCCTGCGACGGGCAGCTCCTGATCTGCGGCGACATGATCGGCATGTTCCAGGCCTTCACGCCGAAATTCGTGAAGGTCTATGCCAACGTGGCGGAGATTATCACCAACGCTTTCAAGGAATACGCGGAGGACGTGCGGACGGGCAAGTTCCCCGGAGACGAGCACTGCTACCACGTAAGGAAGGGCATGGAAGAGGAGTACGCCGCCATGCTGAAGGAATACGAATAG
- a CDS encoding TRAP transporter small permease, with the protein MRNLEKIDSVLSWIEEKIVVYGILFMAVILIANVISRNFFYSSINASEEISQFLVIMVTFLGTSYAARKGLHIRMSILNDFLRGKPRKLLALFVSLVTACIMLYLAWLSFRYVRRVGTLHRVSPILQIPLYYVWSVVPVGFALTGVQYFLTFFRNLGTSDVWVSYYVKDELLDPGEIAAKKEGEN; encoded by the coding sequence TTGAGAAATCTTGAAAAGATAGACAGCGTTCTTAGCTGGATCGAGGAAAAGATCGTCGTGTACGGTATCCTGTTCATGGCGGTGATCCTCATCGCCAACGTGATTTCCAGGAACTTTTTCTATTCCAGCATCAACGCCTCCGAGGAGATCAGCCAGTTTCTGGTGATCATGGTGACCTTCCTGGGTACGAGTTATGCCGCCAGGAAGGGTCTTCACATCCGCATGTCCATCCTGAACGACTTTCTCAGAGGGAAGCCCAGGAAGCTGCTTGCCCTCTTTGTCTCGCTGGTTACAGCCTGCATCATGCTCTACCTCGCCTGGCTGTCCTTCCGCTACGTCCGCCGGGTGGGGACGCTCCACAGGGTCAGCCCCATCCTCCAGATTCCCCTTTACTATGTCTGGTCGGTGGTCCCGGTAGGGTTCGCCCTCACAGGGGTCCAGTACTTTCTCACTTTTTTCCGCAACCTCGGGACCAGCGACGTCTGGGTTTCCTACTACGTGAAGGATGAACTGCTCGACCCGGGAGAGATAGCCGCGAAAAAGGAGGGAGAAAACTGA
- a CDS encoding M24 family metallopeptidase — MYFEISEFHERLKKTKESMLRNKIEVLVVSDPANMNYLTGYDGWSFYVHQGLVVALDRDEPLWWGRGMDANGAKLTTWLSPDSIRPYTDDYVQNVFKHPMSFVADIIREHGWERKNLGVETDNYWFTGKCLRTLSEELPSMEIIDATSLVNWVRVIKSPAEIRYMKQAAKVCEHVMETAVDSIKVGARESSAAANVYHACITGTEEFTGDHPAIFPIMPSNERTTCAHLGWDPERRYAPGDLVLLELCGVRFRYHCPLSRTVYIGTPPEKLRKVADTVLKGVEETLAFIRPGVTAEEVEARWRKAIEGSGVVKPSRLGYSIGANYVPDWGEHTLSLRPGDKTVLKPGMTIHLMPGIWEDDFGFENSEPFLVTETGCEPFCSFPRKILTR; from the coding sequence ATGTACTTCGAAATCTCCGAGTTTCACGAACGGCTGAAAAAAACGAAGGAGAGCATGCTCCGGAATAAAATAGAAGTTCTCGTGGTGAGCGACCCGGCGAACATGAACTATCTCACCGGGTACGACGGCTGGTCATTCTACGTACACCAAGGGCTTGTGGTAGCCCTGGACCGGGACGAGCCTCTCTGGTGGGGCCGGGGTATGGACGCCAACGGGGCGAAGCTGACCACGTGGCTCAGCCCGGACAGCATCCGCCCCTACACCGACGATTACGTGCAGAACGTCTTCAAACACCCCATGAGCTTCGTGGCCGACATTATCCGGGAGCACGGCTGGGAGAGAAAGAACCTGGGTGTGGAGACGGACAACTACTGGTTCACCGGCAAGTGCCTCCGGACTCTCTCGGAGGAGCTCCCCTCCATGGAAATCATCGACGCCACCTCGCTGGTCAACTGGGTCCGGGTCATCAAGTCGCCGGCGGAGATCAGGTACATGAAGCAGGCGGCGAAGGTGTGCGAACACGTCATGGAGACCGCCGTGGACTCCATCAAGGTCGGCGCCCGGGAAAGCTCCGCTGCCGCCAACGTCTACCACGCCTGCATTACGGGAACAGAGGAGTTTACGGGCGACCATCCCGCCATCTTCCCCATCATGCCATCCAACGAACGGACCACCTGCGCCCATCTCGGGTGGGACCCCGAACGGAGGTACGCCCCCGGGGACCTGGTTCTTCTCGAGCTCTGCGGGGTTCGGTTCAGGTACCACTGCCCCCTCTCCCGGACGGTCTACATCGGCACGCCGCCGGAAAAGCTCCGGAAGGTGGCCGACACGGTGCTGAAGGGCGTGGAGGAGACCCTGGCCTTCATCCGCCCGGGAGTCACCGCCGAGGAGGTGGAAGCCCGATGGCGGAAGGCCATTGAGGGATCCGGGGTGGTAAAGCCGTCCCGGCTGGGGTATTCCATCGGCGCAAATTACGTTCCCGACTGGGGAGAGCACACCCTGAGCCTCCGCCCCGGGGACAAGACGGTGCTCAAGCCCGGGATGACCATTCACCTCATGCCGGGGATCTGGGAGGACGACTTCGGTTTCGAAAACAGCGAACCCTTCCTTGTCACCGAAACGGGATGCGAGCCCTTCTGCTCCTTCCCGAGAAAGATCCTCACCCGCTGA
- a CDS encoding GntR family transcriptional regulator, producing the protein MDYVAFEKDTLSERVADYIRRHILYMDTFRDGDHILETDIAEKLDVSRATVREALKDLETQGIVEIIPRKGTYVAAFDHKDMIEILELRCMCEAYIFETVVNGNMLDARDFSILESIIDEMVQVSRSTEESELAKSTAFTTKDLEFHGYIWKKSGRRWFCKVLSDNYYRLRLAMMQDMILERDMEKSATMHYDILNALREKDLDAARNYLRRHILSLYGSETVI; encoded by the coding sequence ATGGACTACGTTGCTTTCGAAAAGGACACCCTGAGCGAACGGGTTGCCGACTATATCAGGCGGCACATCCTCTACATGGATACATTCAGGGACGGAGACCACATCCTGGAGACGGACATCGCCGAAAAGCTCGACGTGAGCAGGGCCACCGTCAGGGAAGCCCTGAAAGACCTTGAGACTCAGGGCATCGTGGAGATCATCCCCCGCAAGGGGACGTACGTGGCGGCCTTCGACCACAAGGACATGATCGAGATTCTCGAACTCCGCTGCATGTGCGAGGCCTACATCTTCGAGACGGTCGTGAACGGAAACATGCTCGACGCACGCGACTTCTCCATCCTTGAATCTATCATCGACGAGATGGTGCAGGTGTCCCGCTCGACTGAGGAGAGCGAGCTCGCCAAGTCAACCGCCTTCACCACGAAGGACCTCGAATTTCACGGCTACATCTGGAAAAAGTCCGGCCGGCGCTGGTTCTGCAAGGTGCTCTCGGACAACTACTACCGGTTGCGGCTGGCCATGATGCAGGACATGATCCTCGAACGGGACATGGAGAAATCGGCCACGATGCACTACGATATTTTGAACGCGCTCCGGGAGAAGGACCTGGACGCGGCCAGAAACTACCTTCGCAGACACATTCTCTCGCTCTACGGCAGTGAAACGGTGATCTGA
- a CDS encoding threonine/serine dehydratase, protein MEIPGEGHDGLPEARHVWEARKRIAPYILRTPLVFSQHLSELLGAEIYLKLENLQEIGAFKIRGAANRILSLSEDERKRGVTTYSTGNHAQAVACMARRLGIKASVFVSDRVPEAKLEAIRRWGADVRIAGTSQDEAETYCRELAGREGMAVVAPFDDPFIIAGQGTIGLEILEDLPCVDSVVVPTSGGGLISGIALAVKANIPGAKVTGVSMEKGAVMYESLKAGKPVALEESDTLADSLLGGIGLENRYTFPLVRRLVDGIALVPEKEIARGMAFLLRKHKIAVEGAAATGPGALLSGIVLPGAKTAVVITGCNVSTDVFLETVNAVRDF, encoded by the coding sequence ATGGAAATTCCCGGGGAAGGCCATGACGGTCTGCCGGAAGCCCGGCACGTCTGGGAGGCCCGGAAGCGAATCGCTCCCTATATTCTCCGGACCCCCCTCGTCTTTTCACAGCACCTCTCGGAACTTCTCGGCGCGGAAATCTACCTGAAGCTGGAGAACCTCCAGGAGATAGGCGCCTTCAAGATCCGCGGGGCTGCAAACAGGATACTGAGCCTCTCTGAAGATGAAAGAAAGCGGGGGGTGACCACCTACTCCACGGGAAACCATGCCCAGGCGGTTGCCTGCATGGCCCGCAGGCTGGGAATAAAAGCTTCCGTCTTCGTCTCCGACAGGGTTCCGGAGGCAAAGCTCGAAGCGATCCGCCGGTGGGGAGCGGACGTCCGCATAGCCGGCACGAGCCAGGACGAAGCGGAAACATACTGCCGGGAACTGGCCGGGAGAGAAGGAATGGCTGTCGTGGCCCCCTTCGACGACCCCTTTATCATCGCAGGACAGGGGACCATCGGCCTGGAAATTCTCGAGGATCTTCCCTGCGTGGATTCCGTGGTGGTCCCCACGTCGGGAGGCGGACTCATCTCCGGCATCGCCCTCGCCGTGAAGGCAAACATTCCGGGGGCCAAGGTCACGGGAGTCTCCATGGAGAAGGGAGCGGTAATGTACGAGAGTCTCAAGGCCGGAAAACCCGTGGCCCTCGAGGAATCGGACACTCTGGCGGACAGTTTGCTCGGCGGGATCGGCCTCGAAAACCGCTATACCTTCCCCCTCGTGCGGCGCTTGGTGGACGGTATCGCTCTCGTACCTGAAAAAGAGATTGCCCGGGGTATGGCCTTTCTGCTCAGAAAGCATAAAATAGCTGTGGAGGGGGCGGCTGCTACAGGCCCGGGAGCCCTGCTCTCCGGAATCGTTCTTCCCGGCGCAAAAACAGCGGTGGTCATCACGGGCTGCAATGTCAGTACGGATGTGTTCCTGGAAACGGTGAACGCCGTCCGGGACTTCTAA
- a CDS encoding M20 family metallopeptidase translates to MANLSPETRELTGELLALRREFHARPEPGFGERWTAGRIAAFLRDLGLEVREGVAETGVTALIRGTGGGKTLLLRADMDALPLEEQTGLPFASRNRGMMHACGHDAHMAILLTAAKILCSMKDRFSGTIRLVFQPNEEIAGARRMIDEGRLLTDPPVDGAMALHVWSGIPSGRISVQAGPVMAAMDEFRAVIRGKGGHTGAPHKAIDPVLAAANFISAAQMIQTREIDVFSPTLVMFGSVHAGGQASNIIPEEVSLAGTVRYLYSGGPDSPERPLQRFERVLAGICAASGVDYSLEWIPSNPCLVNDPGMAALVRNVASAVVGDENLVPYTCTAGEDFAEFAREVPSVFFFVGTGNREKGADYPQHHPKFDIDEEALPAAVEIMIRSALAFLGA, encoded by the coding sequence ATGGCGAATCTGAGCCCTGAAACCAGGGAGCTCACCGGGGAACTCCTCGCCCTGCGAAGGGAATTCCACGCCCGGCCGGAGCCCGGATTCGGAGAGCGGTGGACGGCGGGAAGAATCGCCGCCTTCCTCCGGGACCTTGGTCTGGAGGTCCGGGAAGGAGTGGCCGAGACGGGCGTAACGGCCCTGATCAGGGGAACCGGCGGAGGAAAAACCCTTCTTCTTCGGGCCGACATGGACGCCCTGCCCCTGGAGGAACAGACCGGGCTGCCCTTCGCCTCCCGGAACAGGGGAATGATGCACGCCTGCGGCCACGACGCCCACATGGCGATCCTTCTGACGGCGGCGAAGATTCTCTGCTCCATGAAGGACCGCTTTTCCGGGACCATCCGGCTTGTTTTCCAGCCCAACGAGGAGATCGCCGGGGCACGGAGGATGATCGACGAGGGGCGGCTTCTCACCGATCCCCCGGTGGACGGCGCAATGGCTCTCCACGTCTGGAGCGGCATCCCGTCGGGAAGGATCTCGGTCCAGGCAGGTCCAGTCATGGCTGCGATGGACGAGTTCCGGGCCGTCATCAGGGGTAAGGGGGGGCACACGGGAGCCCCCCACAAGGCAATCGATCCCGTCCTGGCCGCGGCGAACTTCATCTCCGCAGCCCAGATGATCCAGACGAGAGAGATCGACGTCTTTTCCCCTACCCTCGTCATGTTCGGGTCGGTCCACGCCGGGGGACAGGCATCCAATATCATTCCGGAAGAGGTCTCCCTGGCGGGAACGGTACGCTATCTCTATTCCGGGGGGCCCGACAGCCCGGAGCGCCCTCTTCAGCGGTTCGAGCGGGTACTTGCGGGAATATGCGCCGCGTCTGGGGTGGACTATTCCCTGGAGTGGATTCCAAGCAATCCCTGCCTGGTGAACGACCCGGGAATGGCAGCCCTGGTGAGGAACGTCGCTTCGGCTGTGGTGGGAGATGAAAACCTGGTCCCCTATACCTGCACCGCCGGGGAGGATTTCGCCGAGTTCGCCCGGGAGGTTCCCTCTGTTTTCTTCTTCGTGGGAACGGGGAACAGGGAGAAGGGGGCCGACTACCCCCAGCACCACCCGAAATTCGACATCGACGAAGAGGCCCTTCCAGCGGCTGTAGAGATCATGATTCGCTCCGCCCTCGCTTTCCTGGGGGCGTGA